In the Candidatus Binatia bacterium genome, one interval contains:
- a CDS encoding 1-deoxy-D-xylulose-5-phosphate reductoisomerase has protein sequence MKQISILGSTGSIGTTTLDVVSRFPDKFRVVALAAGTRVERLVDQARKFQPRLVAVGSEDAADEFRQRFPDFRGKVVHGPSGLELCATAPEAELVVSALVGAVGLVPTLRAVQLGKAVALANKEVLVAAGPLVTRAAKETGATLWPIDSEHNAIFQALRGHRPEHVRRIILTASGGPFLRTPKEELVHVTPDQALQHPTWKMGAKITVDSATLMNKGLEVIEAHWLFGLERERIDVVIHPQSIVHSFVEYQDGSLLAQLGIPDMSIPIAYVLGYPDRLPLDYLPRLDLARAGHLQFESPDPERFPCLQLAYEALARGGTAPAVLNAANEEAVAAFLSRSIRFVDIPEIVEAVLHAHEPREVSSLDRVLEADQWARRHARSAVASLAS, from the coding sequence ATGAAGCAAATCAGCATTCTTGGTTCGACAGGATCCATCGGGACGACGACGCTTGACGTGGTCAGTCGTTTTCCCGACAAGTTTCGCGTCGTTGCCCTAGCGGCTGGGACGCGCGTGGAGCGACTCGTCGACCAGGCACGGAAGTTTCAGCCCAGACTCGTTGCCGTCGGGTCTGAAGACGCTGCAGACGAATTTCGGCAGCGGTTTCCGGACTTTCGAGGCAAGGTCGTCCATGGTCCATCAGGGCTTGAATTGTGCGCCACGGCGCCTGAGGCAGAGCTTGTCGTTTCTGCGCTGGTCGGCGCAGTTGGGCTCGTCCCCACGCTGCGGGCGGTGCAACTCGGAAAGGCAGTCGCATTAGCGAACAAAGAGGTACTGGTCGCTGCCGGTCCTCTGGTGACCCGAGCCGCAAAAGAAACGGGAGCAACACTGTGGCCGATCGACAGCGAGCACAATGCAATTTTTCAGGCGCTCCGAGGACACCGCCCCGAACACGTGCGCAGGATCATCTTAACCGCCTCGGGCGGCCCCTTTTTGCGAACACCCAAGGAGGAACTTGTGCACGTGACTCCGGACCAGGCACTGCAGCATCCGACATGGAAAATGGGGGCCAAAATTACCGTCGACTCGGCGACGCTGATGAACAAAGGGCTGGAGGTGATCGAGGCACACTGGCTTTTTGGCCTCGAACGAGAGCGCATTGACGTTGTCATTCACCCACAAAGCATCGTCCATTCTTTTGTCGAGTACCAAGACGGATCCTTGCTGGCGCAGCTCGGCATCCCCGACATGTCGATTCCGATTGCCTACGTACTCGGTTATCCCGACCGGCTCCCACTCGATTACCTCCCCCGCCTCGACTTAGCGCGCGCTGGGCATCTTCAGTTTGAGTCGCCGGATCCTGAGCGGTTCCCATGTCTGCAACTTGCATATGAGGCACTGGCGCGCGGGGGAACGGCGCCCGCCGTGCTTAATGCTGCCAACGAAGAGGCGGTTGCGGCTTTCCTTTCCCGCAGCATTCGTTTCGTGGACATTCCTGAAATCGTTGAGGCAGTGCTTCACGCACATGAACCGAGAGAGGTCTCTAGTTTGGACCGTGTTCTCGAAGCGGACCAATGGGCGCGGCGGCACGCTCGATCCGCGGTCGCGAGCTTAGCGTCTTAG
- the nadB gene encoding L-aspartate oxidase, with protein sequence MHAYDFLVIGSGLAGLTFALKVAPYGSVAVITKDFLPESATEYAQGGIASVWSPEDSFAEHARDTIEAGAGLCHEDVVELVVREGPLHVRELIELGTRFDTKNNSDGEYDLGQEGGHSHRRILHASDATGHEIMRSLLAAVRSKESIAIFERHLAVDLLIDAKFRPTARQPQCWGAYVLDISKGTVCRFQARATLLATGGAGKVYLYTTNPDVATGDGIAMAFRAGVPVANMEFFQFHPTCLYHPQAKSFLISEALRGEGAVLRTPDGRAFMQDYDARRELAPRDIVARAIDNEMKVHGYDCVYLDITHRDPGFTRERFPLIYQRCLQYGIDITREWIPVVPAAHYCCGGAITDKDGATNIRRLYAAGETAMTGLHGANRLASNSLLEALVFGHRAAMAAVHLVQEDRDPLPDLPEWNPGQAVDSDEMVVVSQNWDEVRRMMWNYVGIVRSNRRLARAFKRIRLLQEEIEQYYWDFLITADLIELRNIALVAELIIKCAIARKESRGLHYNINYPQRDDLHWKRDTILVPGEPFVCDVC encoded by the coding sequence GTGCATGCTTACGACTTCCTGGTAATCGGTAGTGGATTGGCGGGGTTGACGTTCGCTCTCAAAGTCGCGCCATACGGTAGTGTTGCGGTCATCACCAAGGATTTCCTGCCGGAGAGTGCGACCGAATATGCACAGGGCGGTATTGCCTCCGTGTGGAGTCCGGAAGACTCATTTGCAGAGCATGCACGAGATACCATCGAAGCAGGTGCGGGGCTGTGCCATGAAGATGTCGTTGAGCTCGTTGTCCGCGAGGGTCCTCTGCATGTCCGAGAGCTCATCGAGCTCGGAACTCGTTTCGACACGAAAAACAATTCGGACGGCGAGTATGACCTTGGTCAAGAGGGCGGCCACTCCCATCGACGCATTCTGCACGCCTCGGATGCAACTGGACACGAGATCATGCGGTCATTACTGGCCGCCGTACGCTCGAAGGAAAGCATCGCCATTTTCGAGCGCCACTTGGCGGTAGACTTGCTCATAGACGCCAAATTCCGTCCCACTGCGCGCCAGCCTCAGTGCTGGGGTGCCTACGTCTTAGATATCAGCAAAGGCACCGTCTGTCGGTTTCAGGCGAGAGCGACGTTGTTAGCGACGGGCGGTGCCGGCAAGGTGTACCTCTACACAACGAATCCCGACGTAGCCACTGGCGACGGCATTGCGATGGCGTTCCGCGCAGGGGTACCCGTTGCCAATATGGAGTTCTTTCAATTTCATCCGACGTGTTTGTACCACCCGCAAGCAAAATCGTTCTTAATTTCCGAGGCCCTGCGCGGCGAAGGTGCAGTGTTACGGACTCCCGACGGTAGAGCCTTCATGCAGGATTACGATGCCAGGAGAGAACTTGCCCCTCGCGACATTGTTGCCCGAGCAATCGACAACGAGATGAAGGTGCATGGGTACGACTGCGTTTACCTCGATATTACTCACCGAGACCCGGGGTTCACGCGTGAGCGCTTTCCTCTAATTTACCAGCGCTGCCTTCAATACGGAATCGACATCACGCGGGAGTGGATTCCTGTAGTACCGGCGGCCCATTATTGCTGCGGAGGAGCGATCACGGATAAGGATGGGGCCACGAACATCCGCCGACTGTATGCGGCCGGGGAGACGGCAATGACGGGCTTACACGGTGCAAATCGACTGGCATCGAATTCTTTACTCGAGGCACTCGTGTTTGGGCACCGCGCCGCAATGGCGGCTGTTCACTTGGTCCAAGAAGATCGCGACCCCCTGCCCGATCTCCCAGAATGGAACCCTGGACAAGCCGTAGACAGCGATGAAATGGTGGTGGTGAGCCAGAATTGGGACGAGGTGCGCCGCATGATGTGGAACTATGTCGGCATTGTCCGATCCAATCGCCGGCTGGCGCGCGCCTTCAAACGCATTCGCCTTCTCCAAGAGGAGATCGAGCAATACTACTGGGACTTTCTCATCACGGCCGATTTGATCGAACTCCGGAACATCGCCTTAGTGGCAGAATTGATCATCAAGTGCGCAATCGCCCGAAAGGAGAGCCGCGGCCTGCACTACAATATCAACTATCCGCAGCGGGATGACCTGCATTGGAAACGCGATACCATCTTGGTGCCGGGAGAGCCGTTTGTTTGCGATGTCTGCTGA
- a CDS encoding acyl-CoA dehydrogenase family protein: protein MRRDIFTPSHELFREQFRKFAEREIVPRIPKWNRQGMTDREIWRLAGAEGFLGANQPVEYGGSGGDFLYDAIIMEEMAYLRAHAMMISLHSDICMPYLSSYGTEEQKQRYLVPAIRGELILGIAMTEPGVGSDLAAVKTRARREGDHYVLNGAKTFISNGQIGDLFIVVAKTDPEAQPPHRGISLLLVESTFPGFRRGRKLEKLGLRGQDTSELFFDDCVVPKENLLGREGEGFRMLMEKLQQERLCIAVASLASCRRALDDTIAYVKQRKAFGQPIASFQNTQFKIAELATEIEIGQAFIDKLLVAHCRNEEIVKEVSMAKWWTTELQKRLTSECLQLHGGYGFMLEYPISMDYADAAVQTIYAGTNEIMKVIIARRLGLA from the coding sequence ATGCGACGGGACATTTTCACTCCCAGTCACGAACTGTTTCGGGAACAGTTTCGCAAGTTTGCCGAGCGAGAGATCGTACCCCGGATTCCTAAGTGGAACCGGCAAGGTATGACAGATCGAGAGATCTGGCGGCTTGCCGGAGCCGAGGGCTTTCTTGGCGCAAACCAGCCAGTCGAATATGGTGGTTCCGGCGGCGATTTTTTGTACGACGCGATTATCATGGAGGAGATGGCGTACCTACGCGCGCACGCCATGATGATCTCGCTGCATTCCGACATTTGCATGCCGTATCTTTCCTCTTATGGCACCGAGGAGCAAAAACAACGCTACTTGGTCCCCGCGATCCGCGGAGAGTTGATCTTGGGGATCGCCATGACAGAGCCTGGTGTTGGTTCGGATCTCGCGGCAGTCAAAACTCGTGCGCGCCGGGAAGGGGATCATTACGTCTTGAATGGCGCGAAAACCTTCATCTCGAATGGTCAGATTGGAGATCTGTTCATCGTTGTCGCCAAGACGGATCCGGAGGCGCAGCCTCCGCATCGGGGAATCAGTCTCTTGCTTGTGGAGTCCACCTTCCCCGGTTTTCGTCGGGGCCGGAAGTTGGAAAAACTGGGGCTGCGCGGACAAGACACGAGCGAGCTCTTCTTTGACGACTGTGTCGTGCCCAAAGAGAACCTACTCGGCCGAGAAGGCGAAGGATTTCGGATGCTCATGGAAAAGCTCCAGCAGGAGCGCCTTTGCATCGCCGTAGCTTCCCTGGCGTCGTGCCGACGGGCATTGGACGACACGATCGCCTACGTCAAGCAGCGGAAAGCTTTCGGGCAACCGATAGCGTCGTTTCAAAATACCCAGTTTAAAATTGCCGAGCTCGCAACTGAAATCGAGATTGGCCAAGCGTTCATCGACAAGCTTTTAGTCGCCCACTGCCGCAACGAAGAAATCGTCAAGGAAGTCAGCATGGCGAAGTGGTGGACCACTGAACTTCAGAAAAGGCTGACGAGCGAGTGCCTACAGCTCCATGGTGGGTACGGCTTCATGCTAGAGTACCCGATCTCTATGGACTACGCAGATGCCGCCGTTCAAACGATTTATGCCGGCACGAACGAGATCATGAAAGTCATCATCGCGCGACGTTTGGGCTTGGCTTAG
- a CDS encoding patatin-like phospholipase family protein has translation MRRERRELNQGSKYKRRMGMVLSGGGARGAFQVGVYERLLDDPRFAAGPIAISGTSAGAINAALIAAGRTPKEMLAFWHSIGDNPPATASPQFFSSATRTLLRLLFRETLCFLLPGKRWRQLAQRLSGHLPPQPGDLLAFLVEYLLATRFDLVSEFLSGITEPFLADTTALRDRLVEALGGEKVPTDRVHLAVNTVDAHSGRVVRFVTRSTPLTRPPDYHIVDAITVDMIMASCAIPLLFPPVRIGPHLLWDGGLLVNTPLAPVVALGAEEIIPVLITEPAEAGAEPLAHFGRAVERTVDSLLENAYNVDRKLLLERNRLAALDRGSYRAVTLYEAVRPAKDGVFNAGSYLYFDRHVLNQMYMAGVRAAESWLEAGPPVDHLEEAPTLPAASPA, from the coding sequence GTGCGGAGAGAACGGCGAGAGCTCAACCAGGGATCCAAATACAAGCGAAGAATGGGCATGGTGCTCTCCGGGGGAGGAGCGCGTGGCGCTTTTCAGGTTGGTGTGTACGAGCGCCTCCTCGACGACCCTCGTTTTGCTGCGGGCCCGATTGCTATTTCGGGAACGTCGGCAGGTGCCATTAACGCAGCACTCATTGCCGCGGGACGAACGCCGAAGGAGATGCTTGCCTTCTGGCACTCCATCGGCGACAATCCGCCGGCCACCGCAAGCCCGCAGTTCTTTTCCAGCGCAACACGCACGCTCCTACGGTTATTATTCCGAGAAACGCTCTGTTTCCTCTTACCCGGTAAGCGCTGGCGCCAGCTAGCACAACGACTGAGTGGACACCTACCGCCCCAGCCCGGCGATCTCCTCGCTTTTCTGGTCGAGTACCTTCTTGCAACGCGCTTTGACTTGGTCAGTGAATTTCTCTCTGGCATCACCGAGCCATTTTTGGCCGACACGACCGCGCTACGTGACCGATTGGTTGAAGCTCTCGGCGGTGAGAAGGTGCCCACCGACCGCGTCCACTTGGCCGTCAACACGGTTGATGCCCACAGTGGGAGGGTGGTGCGCTTCGTCACACGCTCGACCCCACTCACCCGTCCGCCGGACTATCACATCGTCGATGCCATTACGGTCGATATGATTATGGCCAGTTGCGCCATTCCTTTATTATTCCCGCCCGTGCGGATCGGTCCGCATTTGCTATGGGACGGGGGCTTGCTGGTCAACACTCCATTAGCTCCGGTTGTGGCCCTTGGTGCCGAAGAAATCATACCAGTTCTCATCACCGAGCCGGCCGAGGCGGGCGCTGAACCGTTGGCCCATTTCGGCCGCGCAGTTGAGCGAACCGTGGATAGCCTGTTAGAAAACGCATATAACGTCGACCGAAAGCTACTTTTGGAGCGGAACCGCCTTGCCGCCCTCGACCGGGGTTCTTACCGCGCCGTGACCTTGTACGAAGCTGTTCGTCCGGCCAAAGACGGTGTTTTCAATGCAGGATCGTATCTTTATTTTGACCGGCACGTCCTGAACCAAATGTATATGGCCGGTGTTCGAGCCGCAGAAAGTTGGCTGGAAGCAGGTCCTCCCGTCGATCACCTGGAGGAAGCTCCTACTTTGCCAGCAGCAAGTCCGGCCTGA
- a CDS encoding deoxyhypusine synthase family protein, whose protein sequence is MKRDLGPISRFMEHHFLHFNAAALMDAARAYADLIDRGGKMLVALAGAMSTGELGKSLAEMIRQKKVHIISATGANLEEDVMNLVAHSHYKRVPNYRDLTPADEQALLEQQYNRVTDTCIPEEEAFRRLQQHLYRVWKKAQDRGERYFPHEYFFQLILSGELEKYYEIDPRDSWVVAAAENNVPIVVPGWEDSTTGNIFAAYVIKRELRPEIVRSGIEYMTWLADWYLRNATQPGIGFFQIGGGIAGDFPICVVPMLHQDLGRRDTPLWAYFCQISDSTTSYGSYSGAVPNEKITWGKLGVDTPRFVIESDATIVAPLIFAWVLGW, encoded by the coding sequence ATGAAACGGGATCTAGGGCCTATTTCACGCTTCATGGAGCATCACTTTTTGCACTTCAACGCGGCTGCTTTGATGGACGCCGCCCGTGCGTATGCGGACCTTATCGATCGCGGCGGGAAAATGCTGGTCGCGCTCGCTGGCGCGATGAGTACTGGAGAGCTCGGGAAAAGCCTCGCTGAGATGATTCGGCAGAAGAAAGTTCACATCATCTCGGCTACGGGCGCCAATTTGGAAGAGGACGTGATGAATCTCGTTGCGCACTCGCACTACAAACGGGTGCCGAACTACCGGGATTTAACGCCAGCAGACGAGCAGGCTCTTCTCGAGCAACAATACAACCGGGTCACCGACACCTGCATTCCGGAGGAGGAGGCCTTCCGTAGACTCCAACAACATCTCTACCGCGTGTGGAAGAAAGCGCAGGATCGCGGGGAGAGATACTTTCCACACGAATACTTTTTCCAATTGATTCTTTCAGGTGAACTGGAAAAGTATTACGAAATTGACCCGCGGGATTCGTGGGTAGTGGCTGCCGCCGAGAACAACGTTCCCATCGTTGTTCCAGGCTGGGAGGATTCCACTACAGGCAACATCTTTGCCGCTTATGTGATCAAGCGAGAGCTCCGGCCGGAAATTGTACGGTCTGGGATTGAATACATGACCTGGCTTGCGGACTGGTACTTGCGCAACGCAACCCAGCCAGGAATCGGCTTTTTCCAAATTGGTGGAGGGATCGCTGGGGACTTCCCCATTTGCGTGGTCCCAATGCTCCACCAGGATTTGGGTCGCCGCGATACGCCACTGTGGGCTTACTTTTGCCAGATCAGCGACTCCACGACGAGTTACGGATCCTATTCCGGTGCCGTACCAAACGAAAAGATCACTTGGGGCAAGTTAGGTGTGGACACGCCACGTTTCGTCATCGAAAGCGATGCAACAATTGTCGCTCCGTTAATCTTCGCTTGGGTGTTAGGGTGGTAG
- a CDS encoding cytochrome c-type biogenesis protein CcmH: protein MRLVVLNVFLVGQVAALATEPQRAANFQEIEESLTCQCGCGLTVHSCNHVDCGSAIPLRQEIREQIALGKTKREILAYFEAKYGEKILSSPTMRGFNLLAWLMPFLAVGFGLLFVGWTLRRWSRNSGGRRDTASNGFTGKPLASEDEKRLRQELDRLEL, encoded by the coding sequence ATGAGGCTCGTTGTTCTGAACGTTTTTCTAGTTGGCCAAGTGGCGGCTCTGGCAACTGAGCCCCAAAGGGCGGCTAACTTTCAAGAGATTGAGGAGTCTCTGACTTGCCAGTGCGGGTGCGGCCTTACCGTTCATAGCTGTAATCACGTTGACTGCGGATCAGCCATTCCTTTACGCCAAGAGATTCGCGAGCAGATCGCGCTCGGGAAAACCAAGAGAGAAATCCTGGCGTACTTTGAGGCCAAGTACGGAGAGAAAATCCTGTCATCGCCCACGATGCGTGGCTTCAACTTGCTTGCGTGGCTTATGCCATTCCTCGCGGTAGGGTTTGGACTCCTGTTCGTCGGTTGGACCTTACGACGTTGGTCTAGAAATTCTGGTGGCAGGAGAGATACAGCTTCCAATGGCTTCACAGGTAAACCGCTCGCCAGCGAGGATGAGAAACGCTTACGTCAGGAACTCGATCGCTTGGAGCTTTAA
- a CDS encoding heme lyase CcmF/NrfE family subunit has product MTDSGEIALIVAWVFTLYAFLSSLAGGLLRRSEWVRSAENAVLAGWAFVAVAAADLLRALVSRDFNVEYVAQYSSSTLPLHYTIAALWGGQAGSLLFWLTILTSMAAIVVLQNREKNRDLMPFVTATLTAIALFFVSLLVFVTPPFQRLAFTPGDGRDLNPLLQNYWMTIHPPSLYLGYVGCSVPFAFAMAALATGRLDDVWIRTTRRWTLFAWFFLSLGNLFGALWAYRVLGWGGYWAWDPVENAAFMPWLTCTAYLHSVMIQEKKNMLKVWNMILVILTFLLTVFGTFLTRSGVISSVHSFTQSGLGPFFIGFLGIAAAVSLTLLVWRLPALRSENEIDSMLSREAAFLVNNLVLVGMAFAVFWGTIFPVISEAVRGVKITVGPPFFNRVNTPLGLLLLFLMGVGPLIAWRRASWSSLRGNFLWPACAAFAVGAICFSFGVRNAYALISFGLCTFVTTTILQEFWRGMRARQTLVGESWHVALVQLTAKNRRRYGGYIVHLGVVMIFLAITGTSAFRIEEQVTVKPGESFAVGKYQLRFERVESWETAHSAHLAAHISILQDGRVRDVLKPEKRFYKKPEQPATEVAVRSYWGSDLYVVFGSFDGKTQTATILAYINPLVGFLEWGGAVLVLGALIAAWPERRRALAREWQTSRSAAEVRSQ; this is encoded by the coding sequence ATGACCGACAGTGGTGAAATCGCGCTCATCGTTGCTTGGGTTTTCACTCTTTACGCCTTCCTTTCGTCGCTCGCGGGCGGGCTCCTGCGGCGCAGCGAGTGGGTTCGGAGCGCAGAGAACGCCGTGCTTGCCGGTTGGGCCTTCGTTGCGGTAGCAGCGGCCGACCTACTGCGCGCGCTAGTCAGTCGCGACTTCAACGTTGAGTACGTCGCACAATACTCCAGCAGTACGCTGCCGCTTCACTACACAATCGCAGCACTTTGGGGAGGCCAAGCTGGGTCTCTGCTGTTCTGGCTCACGATCCTCACTTCCATGGCTGCCATCGTTGTTCTGCAAAACCGCGAGAAAAACCGTGACTTAATGCCATTTGTCACCGCCACTCTCACGGCAATTGCGCTGTTTTTTGTTTCCCTGCTCGTTTTCGTCACACCGCCCTTCCAACGCTTGGCTTTTACCCCCGGAGACGGGCGAGATCTAAACCCACTCCTTCAGAACTATTGGATGACCATCCACCCGCCATCTTTGTACCTGGGATACGTTGGTTGCTCGGTGCCGTTTGCATTTGCGATGGCGGCGCTCGCAACCGGGCGGCTGGACGACGTCTGGATCCGCACTACTCGACGGTGGACCCTGTTTGCGTGGTTTTTTTTAAGTTTGGGAAACTTGTTCGGTGCGCTTTGGGCATATCGCGTTCTGGGCTGGGGCGGTTACTGGGCGTGGGATCCAGTAGAGAACGCTGCCTTCATGCCGTGGCTCACGTGCACTGCGTACCTCCACTCGGTCATGATCCAAGAAAAGAAGAATATGCTGAAAGTCTGGAACATGATCTTGGTGATCTTGACGTTTCTCCTGACCGTGTTTGGAACCTTTCTGACTCGCAGCGGTGTGATCTCGTCGGTTCATTCCTTTACCCAATCGGGTTTAGGCCCGTTCTTTATCGGCTTTCTCGGGATCGCTGCGGCGGTTTCCCTTACCTTGCTCGTGTGGCGCCTGCCTGCGCTACGCAGCGAGAACGAAATCGATTCGATGCTGTCCCGCGAGGCGGCCTTCCTAGTGAACAATTTGGTTCTTGTGGGGATGGCGTTCGCCGTGTTCTGGGGAACGATCTTCCCGGTGATCTCAGAAGCCGTCCGAGGCGTCAAAATTACCGTAGGCCCTCCTTTTTTTAACCGAGTCAACACCCCGCTTGGGCTGCTCCTCCTATTCTTGATGGGAGTAGGGCCGTTGATCGCTTGGCGGCGAGCCTCCTGGTCGTCGCTACGGGGGAATTTCCTCTGGCCCGCGTGTGCTGCCTTCGCGGTCGGCGCGATATGTTTTAGCTTCGGGGTTCGCAACGCTTATGCCTTGATCTCTTTTGGTCTGTGCACGTTCGTGACTACAACGATCCTCCAAGAGTTCTGGCGGGGCATGAGAGCTCGCCAGACGTTAGTTGGAGAATCATGGCATGTCGCGCTGGTGCAACTCACCGCGAAGAACCGCCGTCGCTACGGGGGGTACATCGTTCATCTCGGTGTGGTCATGATTTTTCTGGCGATCACCGGAACTTCTGCCTTCCGGATCGAAGAGCAAGTAACGGTCAAGCCGGGGGAGTCGTTCGCCGTGGGGAAATACCAACTTCGGTTCGAACGGGTGGAATCGTGGGAGACCGCGCATAGTGCTCACTTGGCAGCCCACATATCAATCCTCCAAGACGGTCGGGTGCGAGACGTCCTAAAGCCCGAAAAGCGCTTTTATAAGAAGCCGGAGCAGCCTGCCACCGAGGTTGCAGTTCGCTCGTACTGGGGTTCGGATTTGTACGTGGTCTTCGGGAGTTTTGATGGTAAAACCCAAACGGCGACGATTCTCGCTTATATAAACCCGCTAGTGGGGTTCCTAGAATGGGGTGGGGCAGTTCTGGTCCTGGGTGCCCTCATTGCGGCTTGGCCAGAACGACGCCGGGCACTTGCTCGGGAGTGGCAAACCAGCCGCTCAGCCGCTGAAGTGCGATCGCAATGA
- a CDS encoding cytochrome c maturation protein CcmE, which produces MSRKVRIKIAASVLVGVVAYLMYTGVREAAVYYITVEEFAQRRTSLIGEGVRVAGRVTPGSVQRRSGPKGEEVWFELGDFTDESNPTSVVRVYYAGVVPDMFRDEGGSDVIVEGQYDGSVLRAQSVLTSCPSKYEPVEPANGSQAAGN; this is translated from the coding sequence ATGAGCCGTAAGGTGCGCATTAAAATTGCAGCAAGTGTTCTCGTGGGAGTGGTTGCGTACCTCATGTACACCGGCGTGCGCGAGGCGGCGGTGTACTACATCACCGTGGAAGAGTTCGCACAGCGCCGGACTTCGTTAATTGGCGAAGGAGTGCGGGTGGCAGGGCGAGTTACACCCGGGTCTGTGCAGCGCCGCTCGGGGCCGAAAGGAGAGGAGGTCTGGTTCGAACTCGGGGATTTTACGGACGAGAGCAATCCCACGTCCGTCGTGCGAGTGTATTACGCCGGGGTTGTTCCCGATATGTTTCGCGACGAGGGAGGCAGCGATGTGATCGTCGAGGGGCAGTACGACGGGTCTGTCCTCCGCGCTCAAAGCGTGCTTACGTCATGCCCCTCGAAGTACGAGCCTGTGGAGCCGGCCAATGGCTCGCAGGCTGCAGGTAACTAA
- the lpxA gene encoding acyl-ACP--UDP-N-acetylglucosamine O-acyltransferase, with protein MPIHPTAIIDPQAEIDVTAEIGPYVVIQGAVTIGARTQIGAHAVVLGPTKIGAENRIHASAVIGDVPQDRSYKGEDSLVEIGDRNVIREFVQVHRGTQKGSVTRIGHDNFLMTHSHVAHNCTLGNNVVLASGALLGGHVHVEDGAFISGNCVVHQYVRVGKLALMRGLSRTSRDVPPFCIADGTHTVRGVNRIGLYRAGYTADQVRAIRKAFRQLFLRRGNLQERLNELETEQLTEEVGYLIQFIRSSRRGVCRPPRSPSDADE; from the coding sequence ATGCCGATTCACCCAACCGCCATTATCGATCCTCAGGCCGAAATCGATGTGACAGCGGAAATCGGGCCTTATGTGGTCATTCAGGGGGCGGTCACGATTGGAGCTCGAACCCAGATCGGTGCTCACGCGGTGGTTCTGGGACCAACCAAGATCGGCGCGGAAAACAGGATTCATGCGAGCGCGGTGATCGGGGATGTTCCGCAAGATCGCTCTTACAAGGGGGAGGACTCCCTGGTTGAGATCGGGGATCGCAATGTGATCCGCGAGTTCGTGCAAGTCCACCGTGGGACCCAGAAAGGTTCCGTCACCCGTATTGGACATGACAACTTCCTCATGACGCACTCACACGTCGCGCACAATTGCACGCTCGGAAACAATGTGGTTTTGGCGAGCGGAGCGCTCCTCGGGGGTCATGTCCACGTAGAAGACGGGGCGTTCATCTCCGGGAACTGTGTTGTGCATCAGTATGTTCGTGTAGGAAAACTTGCTTTGATGCGAGGCCTTTCTCGTACCTCCCGAGACGTCCCTCCGTTTTGTATTGCTGACGGTACGCACACCGTGCGTGGCGTCAACCGCATTGGACTCTACCGGGCCGGCTACACCGCGGACCAGGTTCGGGCCATCCGGAAGGCGTTTCGGCAACTGTTTCTCCGGCGTGGGAATCTCCAAGAGCGATTGAATGAACTGGAAACGGAGCAGCTTACGGAGGAAGTCGGCTACTTGATTCAGTTCATTCGGTCGTCTCGCCGAGGGGTGTGTCGGCCTCCCCGATCGCCATCGGATGCTGACGAGTAA
- a CDS encoding DNA gyrase inhibitor YacG → MTCPVCRTPVRWEENPWRPFCSQRCQAVDFGRWASEAYRIPGEEPHETNCEHSSDPLAPKPRD, encoded by the coding sequence CTGACGTGCCCTGTGTGCCGCACACCCGTTCGGTGGGAAGAAAATCCATGGCGGCCATTTTGTTCTCAACGTTGTCAGGCTGTGGACTTTGGACGATGGGCATCCGAGGCGTACCGCATTCCTGGAGAAGAACCTCACGAAACTAACTGCGAGCACTCGAGCGATCCTCTGGCGCCTAAGCCTCGCGACTGA
- a CDS encoding CcmD family protein, whose protein sequence is MDSLHFLFAAYTAVWAMLFLYLWVMARRTRRLEEQLQELLRLLDQQSSGGSTPFTDAEGRRHANGR, encoded by the coding sequence ATGGACTCCTTGCATTTCTTATTCGCTGCCTACACCGCTGTTTGGGCGATGCTCTTCCTCTATCTCTGGGTGATGGCCAGACGGACTCGGCGTCTCGAGGAGCAACTGCAAGAACTCTTACGACTCCTCGATCAGCAAAGTTCTGGCGGCTCTACTCCCTTCACGGACGCCGAAGGTCGTCGGCACGCCAACGGAAGGTGA